A window from Lagopus muta isolate bLagMut1 chromosome 5, bLagMut1 primary, whole genome shotgun sequence encodes these proteins:
- the CHST15 gene encoding carbohydrate sulfotransferase 15, producing the protein MQEFNSINMRHCINCCIHLLPNDLNRQCFRCRGHSHNNQKCPVCKGENGIPLYADSKQMKLLAVLEVRTDHSESWNGFFCLKKGKLCSLIFGLVIMTLVMASYVLTGAKHGLLLIPSPFHYGAFTSNPSLMDNESLTDMKDHYQPSKINISYVKDYPSIKLIIDTITSKIEFIMRQRPGLEELRKQEPHMFSVIPNKFLPNSKNPCWYEEYRGNTTTDPYTTNSYALYSKRFRTIFDYLRKVFWNHLYHYKDKHYRLRCLPHFYIIGQPKCGTTDLYDRLRLHPDVRFSAIKEPHWWTRKRFGIIRLRDGFHDRYPVEDYLDLFDLAAHQIQGVLQSEAAKEHSEMNNIIIGEASASTMWDNNAWIFFYDNSSEGEPPFLIQDFIHAFQPNAKLIIMLRDPVERLYSDYLYFASANKSVEDFHEKVAESLQLFENCMLDYSLRACVYNNTLNNAMPVRLQVGLYVVYLLDWLTVFDKDQILVLRLEDHASNVKYTMHKVFQFLDLGPLSEKQEALITKSPASNTRRPEDRSLGPMLPTTKGILRDFYRPFNTKLAQVLFDDAFLWKRT; encoded by the exons ATGCAGGAGTTTAACAGTATTAATATGAGGCATTGCATTAATTGTTGCATACACTTATTACCAAATGACTTGAACAGACAGTGTTTCAGATGTCGTGGCCATAGCCACAATAACCAGAAGTGTCCTGTTTGCAAAGGAGAGAACGGAATCCCTTTGTACGCTGATAGCAAGCAGATGAAGTTGCTTGCAGTTTTGGAAGTAAGGACTGATCACAGTGAAAGCTGGaatggatttttctgcttgaaGAAGGGGAAGCTATGCAGCTTAATATTTGGGTTGGTTATAATGACTCTAGTGATGGCATCCTATGTACTGACTGGAGCCAAGCATGGCCTGTTGTTAATACCATCTCCCTTCCATTATGGAGCTTTTACTAGCAATCCAAGCTTAATGGACAATGAAAGCCTTACTGACATGAAAGATCATTACCAGCCTtctaaaattaatatttcatatgTAAAGGATTATCCAAGCATTAAATTAATTATTGACACTATTACTTCAAAGATAGAGTTTATAATGAGACAGCGCCCTGGTTTAGAGGAGCTGAGGAAACAAGAGCCACAT ATGTTTTCAGTAATTCCTAATAAATTCCTTCCAAATAGCAAGAATCCTTGTTGGTATGAAGAGTACAGAGGAAACACAACCACAGACCCTTATACAACAAACTCCTATGCACTCTATTCAAAGCGTTTTCGAACCATATTCGATTACCTCAGGAAGGTGTTTTGGAACCACTTGTACCATTACAAGGACAAACACTACCGGCTGCGCTGTCTCCCCCATTTCTACATCATTGGGCAGCCCAAGTGTGGGACGACGGATCTGTACGACAGGCTTCGGCTGCACCCTGATGTTCGGTTCTCTGCCATCAAAGAGCCTCACTGGTGGACGAGGAAGCGCTTTG GAATCATTCGTCTCAGGGATGGATTTCACGATCGCTACCCAGTGGAAGATTACCTTGATCTGTTTGACTTAGCAGCTCATCAAATTCAGGGTGTGCTGCAGAGCGAGGCAGCAAAAGAGCACAGCGAGATGAATAACATCATAATTG GGGAAGCCAGTGCCTCCACCATGTGGGACAACAACGCGTGGATTTTCTTCTACGACAACAGTAGCGAAGGAGAACCTCCCTTCTTAATCCAGGATTTTATCCATGCCTTCCAGCCAAATGCCAAACTTATCATCATGCTGAGAGATCCTGTTGAAAG ATTGTACTCCGATTATCTGTACTTTGCAAGTGCTAATAAATCTGTGGaagattttcatgaaaaagtGGCGGAATCgctgcagctgtttgagaaTTGCATGCTGGATTACTCCCTGAGAGCCTGTGTCTACAACAACACCCTTAACAATGCCATGCCT GTGAGGTTGCAGGTTGGGCTTTATGTTGTGTATCTTTTGGACTGGCTGACCGTTTTTGACAAAGATCAGATACTCGTTCTTCGCTTAGAGGACCACGCATCAAATGTGAAATACACCATGCACAAGGTGTTCCAGTTTCTGGATCTGG GACCTCTGAGTGAGAAACAAGAAGCTCTGATTACAAAAAGTCCTGCGTCAAACACCAGACGACCTGAAGACAGAAGCCTGGGACCAATGCTACCAACAACAAAGGGAATTTTAAGAGATTTCTACAGGCCTTTTAATACAAAACTGGCACAAGTTCTTTTTGATGATGCTTTTTTATGGAAGAGGACATGA